A window from Pseudomonas sp. MRSN 12121 encodes these proteins:
- a CDS encoding MBL fold metallo-hydrolase: MIGFTSLKRLLLATATLGFAAHAAAAEPALSLDVYNPGAAAIFPVTSVLVSGKRDAILVDAQFGKSQAEQVVEKIRASGKQLTTIYISHGDPDYYFGLDTLTQAFPKAKVVASQPTVDHIKATVDGKLAFWGPKMGADVPAKTLVPQVLKGDSLTLEGQKLDIIGLDGKQPDRTFVWIPSIKAVVGGVVVAENIHVWMADTQSAQSHKDWLTTLDTIAALKPKTVIPGHYLGESARSLAPVHFTADYIKAFDEETAKAKDSAALIVAMKKRYPDLGEDSSLELSAKVAKGEMKW, from the coding sequence ATGATCGGATTCACCTCTCTCAAGCGCCTGTTGCTGGCCACCGCCACCCTGGGCTTCGCCGCCCATGCCGCAGCCGCCGAACCGGCGCTGAGCCTGGATGTGTACAACCCGGGCGCCGCGGCGATCTTCCCGGTGACCTCGGTGCTGGTCAGCGGCAAGCGGGACGCGATCCTGGTGGACGCGCAGTTCGGCAAGTCCCAGGCCGAGCAGGTGGTGGAGAAGATCCGCGCCAGCGGCAAGCAACTGACCACCATCTATATCAGCCATGGCGATCCGGACTACTACTTCGGCCTGGATACCCTCACCCAGGCTTTCCCCAAGGCCAAGGTCGTGGCATCGCAGCCGACCGTCGACCACATCAAGGCCACGGTCGACGGCAAGCTGGCGTTCTGGGGCCCGAAAATGGGCGCCGACGTGCCGGCCAAGACCCTGGTGCCGCAGGTGCTCAAGGGTGATAGCCTGACCCTGGAAGGGCAGAAGCTGGACATCATCGGCCTGGACGGCAAGCAGCCGGATCGCACTTTCGTCTGGATCCCCTCGATCAAGGCCGTGGTCGGCGGCGTGGTGGTGGCGGAAAACATTCATGTGTGGATGGCCGACACCCAGAGCGCGCAATCCCACAAGGACTGGCTGACCACCCTGGACACCATCGCCGCGCTGAAACCCAAGACCGTGATCCCCGGCCACTACCTGGGTGAAAGCGCCCGCTCCCTGGCCCCGGTGCACTTCACCGCCGACTACATCAAGGCCTTCGATGAAGAAACCGCCAAGGCCAAGGATTCCGCAGCGCTGATCGTGGCGATGAAAAAACGTTACCCGGACCTGGGCGAAGACAGCTCCCTGGAGCTGAGCGCCAAGGTAGCCAAGGGCGAGATGAAGTGGTGA
- a CDS encoding LysR family transcriptional regulator: MDRLQAMRVFVTVVDLGSQSAAADHLDLSRPVVSRYLAELEDWVGARLMHRTTRKLSLTAAGTEILPRCRQMLELSTDMQAAVSEPDDTPRGLLRISVSTSFGQAQLADAMATYVKRYPGVSIDLQMLDRTVNLVDERIDLAIRTSNDLDPNLIARRLTVCRSVICASPAYLREHPAPQRVEELSRHNCLTHSYFGKSLWHFEQDGEQVSVPVQGNISANEASTLLRATMAGAGVAMLPSYQAGVHIHSGELVRLLPRAEPRQMTMYAVYASRKHMPAALRSMLDFLVLRFPEEPEWDKGL, encoded by the coding sequence ATGGATCGTCTTCAAGCAATGCGCGTCTTCGTCACCGTGGTCGACCTGGGCAGCCAGTCGGCCGCCGCCGACCACCTGGACCTCTCGCGGCCGGTGGTGTCGCGCTATCTGGCGGAGCTGGAGGATTGGGTAGGCGCGCGGCTGATGCATCGCACCACCCGCAAGCTGAGCCTGACCGCGGCGGGCACCGAGATTCTTCCCCGCTGCCGGCAGATGCTCGAGTTGTCGACGGACATGCAGGCCGCCGTCAGCGAACCCGACGATACCCCCCGCGGCTTGCTGCGCATCAGCGTCAGCACGTCGTTCGGCCAGGCCCAGCTGGCGGATGCCATGGCCACCTACGTCAAGCGCTACCCCGGCGTCAGCATCGACCTGCAGATGCTCGATCGCACGGTGAACCTGGTGGACGAACGCATCGACCTGGCGATCCGCACCAGCAACGACCTGGACCCCAACCTGATCGCCCGGCGGCTGACCGTGTGCCGCTCGGTGATCTGCGCCTCCCCGGCGTATCTGCGCGAACACCCGGCGCCGCAAAGGGTCGAGGAGCTCAGCCGGCACAACTGCCTGACCCACTCCTATTTCGGCAAGAGCCTGTGGCATTTCGAGCAGGACGGCGAACAGGTCTCGGTGCCGGTGCAGGGCAACATCAGCGCCAACGAAGCCAGCACCCTGTTGCGCGCGACCATGGCCGGGGCCGGCGTGGCGATGCTGCCCAGCTACCAGGCCGGGGTGCATATCCACAGCGGCGAACTGGTGCGCCTGCTGCCTCGCGCCGAACCCCGGCAAATGACCATGTACGCGGTCTATGCCTCGCGCAAGCACATGCCGGCGGCGCTGCGCAGCATGCTGGATTTCCTGGTGCTGCGCTTCCCCGAGGAACCGGAGTGGGACAAGGGGCTTTAG
- a CDS encoding helix-turn-helix domain-containing protein codes for MNKPALPSIPVFKLYGESLDWPTPDLLHCETISKRSREHQWEIKPHRHADLCQLLFVHRGQAELEIEGQRTLLGESALQILPALSVHGFRFSEDIDGYVVTLAAPLMTHLQAQLGHSVNALAVAESYPAGSDGDYLNSLFAALQNEYQGREPAREMLMHSLVSVIMVWLSRQAIRRRSASQRPQRAREYFNGYIQLVETHYREHVKVEDLAHKLGISVSHLNGTCRELAGQPALQIMHERQLLEAKRLLTYTSMTIYEISDVLGFSDPTNFTRLFRRRVGISPKAFRDRLKTEHEQ; via the coding sequence ATGAATAAGCCAGCCCTGCCTTCGATTCCGGTGTTCAAACTCTATGGGGAAAGCCTGGACTGGCCGACGCCCGACCTGCTGCACTGCGAGACCATTTCCAAGCGCAGCCGCGAGCACCAATGGGAAATCAAGCCACACCGGCATGCCGATCTGTGCCAGTTGTTGTTCGTGCATCGCGGGCAGGCCGAGCTTGAGATCGAGGGGCAGCGCACGTTGCTGGGGGAGTCGGCGTTGCAGATCCTGCCGGCCCTGTCGGTGCACGGCTTTCGTTTTTCCGAGGACATCGACGGTTATGTGGTGACCCTGGCGGCCCCCTTGATGACCCATCTGCAAGCCCAGCTGGGCCACTCAGTGAATGCCCTGGCCGTGGCCGAGAGTTACCCGGCGGGCAGCGACGGCGACTACCTGAACAGCCTGTTCGCCGCCTTGCAGAACGAATACCAGGGGCGCGAGCCCGCGCGGGAAATGCTCATGCATTCGCTGGTCAGCGTGATCATGGTGTGGCTCAGCCGCCAGGCGATCCGACGGCGCAGCGCCAGCCAGCGGCCGCAGCGGGCACGGGAATATTTCAACGGGTATATCCAGTTGGTGGAGACCCACTACCGCGAGCATGTGAAGGTCGAGGACCTGGCGCATAAGCTGGGGATCTCCGTTTCCCACCTCAATGGCACCTGCCGCGAGCTGGCGGGCCAGCCGGCGCTGCAGATCATGCACGAGCGCCAGCTACTGGAAGCCAAGCGCCTGCTGACCTACACCAGCATGACCATCTACGAGATTTCCGACGTGCTGGGGTTCTCCGATCCCACCAACTTCACCCGGCTGTTCCGCCGCCGGGTCGGGATCTCGCCCAAGGCCTTCCGCGATCGCTTGAAGACCGAACACGAACAATGA
- the pobA gene encoding 4-hydroxybenzoate 3-monooxygenase → MKTQVAIIGAGPSGLLLGQLLHKAGIDTLILERQTPDYVLGRIRAGVLEQGMVDLLRQAGVSQRMDAEGLVHGGFELALDGRRVAIDLAALTGGKHVMIYGQTEVTRDLMQARQAVGARTLYQADNVHPHDLESERPYLTFDYQGEPHRLDCDYIAGCDGFHGVARQSIPAEKLKVFERVYPFGWLGILADTPPVHDELVYARHERGFALCSMRSTTRTRYYLQVPADEQVADWSDQRFWDELKKRLPEELGERLVTGPSIEKSIAPLRSFVVEPMQYGRLFLVGDAAHIVPPTGAKGLNLAASDVSTLFNILLKVYREQRTDLLQRYSQICLRRIWKAERFSWWMTAMLHRFPDADDFSQRIAESELAYFVDSEAGRKTIAENYVGLPYEAIE, encoded by the coding sequence CTGAAAACTCAAGTCGCCATCATTGGCGCCGGCCCCTCCGGATTACTACTCGGCCAACTGCTGCACAAGGCCGGTATCGATACCCTGATCCTCGAACGCCAGACCCCCGACTATGTGCTCGGGCGGATCCGCGCCGGGGTGCTCGAACAGGGCATGGTCGACCTGCTGCGCCAGGCCGGTGTCAGCCAGCGCATGGACGCCGAGGGCCTGGTGCATGGCGGTTTCGAACTGGCCCTCGACGGGCGGCGGGTGGCCATCGACCTGGCGGCCTTGACGGGCGGCAAGCACGTGATGATCTACGGCCAGACCGAAGTCACCCGCGACCTGATGCAGGCTCGCCAGGCCGTGGGCGCCCGCACCCTCTACCAGGCCGACAACGTGCACCCCCACGACCTGGAGAGCGAGCGGCCCTACCTGACCTTCGACTACCAGGGCGAACCCCATCGCCTGGACTGCGACTACATCGCCGGCTGCGACGGTTTCCACGGCGTCGCCCGGCAATCGATCCCGGCCGAGAAGCTGAAGGTTTTCGAGCGCGTCTATCCGTTCGGCTGGCTCGGCATACTCGCCGACACCCCGCCGGTGCACGACGAGCTGGTCTACGCCCGGCACGAGCGCGGCTTCGCCCTGTGCAGCATGCGCTCGACCACCCGCACCCGCTATTACCTGCAGGTGCCGGCCGACGAGCAGGTCGCGGACTGGTCCGATCAGCGCTTCTGGGATGAGCTCAAGAAGCGCCTGCCCGAAGAACTGGGCGAGCGCCTGGTGACCGGTCCCTCGATCGAGAAAAGCATCGCCCCGTTGCGCAGTTTCGTGGTCGAGCCGATGCAGTACGGACGGCTGTTCCTGGTCGGCGACGCCGCGCACATCGTGCCGCCCACCGGGGCCAAGGGGTTGAACCTGGCCGCCAGCGATGTCAGCACGCTGTTCAACATCCTGCTCAAGGTCTATCGCGAGCAGCGTACCGACCTGCTGCAACGGTATTCGCAGATCTGCCTGCGGCGGATCTGGAAGGCCGAGCGTTTCTCCTGGTGGATGACCGCCATGCTGCATCGCTTTCCCGATGCCGACGACTTCAGCCAACGCATCGCCGAGTCGGAGCTAGCGTACTTCGTCGACTCCGAGGCCGGGCGCAAAACCATCGCGGAAAATTACGTCGGGCTTCCTTACGAGGCTATCGAGTAG
- a CDS encoding MDR family MFS transporter, which yields MLAIFLGALDQTIVAVSMPAISAQFKDVSLLAWVISGYMVAMTVSVPIYGKLGDLYGRRKLMLFGMGLFTLASLFCGMAQSMEQLVLARIFQGIGAGGMISVSQAIIGDIVPPRERGRYQGYFSSMYAVASVAGPVLGGYMTEYLSWRWVFLINLPLGLGAWLIARRNLRGLPIPQRKPIIDYLGTLLMIVGLTALLLAITHFGQGHAWRSPEVAGLLAFAVIALALFAWHERRTPEPLLPMHLFANRNALLCWCTVFFTSFQAISLVVLMPLRFQSVTGAGADSAALHLLPLAMGLPIGAYCAGRLTSVTGRYQPMILGGALLMPLSILGMAFSPPQAVLQSSLFMLLSGIASGMQFPTSLVGSQNSVAQRDIGVATSTTNLFRSLGGAVGVALMSALLLALLQGSSFAQLSGSALLGEGSGNVLLDGLNAAAGPAQEALRGELLQTFQHLLMVSAAVSLLGLAAALAMPNVLLRGREEKLE from the coding sequence ATGCTGGCGATCTTCCTCGGCGCCCTGGACCAGACCATCGTCGCCGTCTCCATGCCCGCCATCTCTGCGCAATTCAAGGACGTCAGCCTGCTGGCCTGGGTGATTTCCGGCTACATGGTGGCCATGACCGTGTCGGTGCCGATCTACGGCAAGCTCGGCGATCTCTACGGGCGCCGCAAACTGATGCTGTTCGGCATGGGCCTGTTCACCCTCGCGTCGCTGTTCTGCGGCATGGCCCAGAGCATGGAACAACTGGTGCTGGCGCGGATCTTCCAGGGCATCGGCGCCGGCGGGATGATTTCCGTCAGCCAGGCGATTATCGGCGACATCGTGCCGCCCCGCGAACGCGGGCGCTACCAGGGCTATTTCAGCAGCATGTACGCGGTGGCCAGCGTCGCCGGCCCGGTGCTCGGCGGCTACATGACCGAGTACCTGTCCTGGCGCTGGGTGTTCCTGATCAACTTGCCGCTGGGCCTGGGCGCGTGGTTGATCGCCAGGCGCAACCTGCGTGGGCTGCCGATTCCACAGCGCAAGCCGATCATCGATTACCTCGGCACCCTGTTGATGATCGTCGGCCTCACCGCCCTGCTGCTGGCGATCACCCACTTCGGCCAAGGCCATGCCTGGCGCAGCCCTGAAGTAGCTGGCCTGCTGGCGTTTGCCGTCATCGCCCTGGCCCTGTTCGCCTGGCATGAACGGCGCACGCCGGAGCCCTTGCTGCCCATGCATCTATTCGCCAACCGCAATGCCCTGCTGTGCTGGTGCACCGTGTTCTTCACCAGCTTCCAGGCCATCTCGCTGGTGGTGCTGATGCCGCTGCGCTTCCAGAGCGTTACCGGCGCCGGGGCCGACAGCGCGGCGCTGCACCTGCTGCCCCTGGCCATGGGTCTGCCGATCGGCGCTTACTGCGCCGGGCGCCTGACCTCGGTGACCGGCCGTTACCAACCGATGATCCTGGGGGGCGCCCTGCTGATGCCGCTGAGCATCCTCGGCATGGCCTTCAGCCCGCCCCAGGCGGTCTTGCAGAGCAGCCTGTTCATGTTGCTCAGCGGCATCGCTTCCGGCATGCAGTTCCCGACTTCGCTGGTGGGCAGCCAGAACTCGGTGGCGCAACGGGACATCGGCGTCGCCACCAGTACCACCAACCTGTTCCGCTCCCTGGGCGGCGCGGTGGGCGTGGCCTTGATGTCGGCGCTGTTGCTGGCGTTGTTGCAGGGCTCCAGTTTCGCCCAGTTGAGCGGCTCGGCCCTGCTCGGCGAAGGCTCGGGCAACGTGCTGCTCGACGGCCTGAACGCCGCGGCGGGGCCGGCGCAGGAGGCACTGCGGGGCGAATTGCTGCAAACCTTCCAGCACTTGCTGATGGTCAGTGCGGCGGTGTCGCTGCTGGGGTTGGCGGCAGCGCTGGCGATGCCCAACGTGCTGCTGCGGGGGCGTGAGGAAAAACTCGAATAA
- a CDS encoding cache domain-containing protein, whose product MRILLRSIGLGWLLMLCFSQAQAAPAADDATAAKALLEKALAYYHEHGDKAFAAFSRQGEFVDKDRYVFVVDTRGVMLASGGPSSALIGRDVSEVLGPDLQKAFKDALKIPEGNGIQQAEYRWQNWADGKVERKHVYYQRIGERILAVGYYLPRASAEQARALLDKAASELAKDEKGTLTAINSLKGGFLQDDLYVFVVDLENQRYVAHGTNLRLINTDFGKVRDPDGKPVGEPILALMAHQDQGEYAYRWKNPVTAKVEDKHAYLRKVGHFLVAVGYYSP is encoded by the coding sequence ATGAGGATATTGCTGCGAAGCATTGGCTTGGGCTGGTTGCTGATGCTGTGTTTCAGCCAGGCGCAGGCCGCGCCGGCCGCGGACGACGCCACGGCCGCCAAGGCCCTGCTGGAAAAGGCCCTGGCCTATTACCACGAGCATGGCGACAAGGCGTTCGCGGCCTTCAGCCGCCAGGGCGAGTTCGTCGACAAGGACCGTTATGTGTTCGTGGTCGATACCCGGGGCGTGATGCTGGCCAGCGGCGGGCCGTCGTCGGCGCTGATCGGGCGCGACGTGTCCGAAGTCCTCGGGCCGGACCTGCAGAAGGCGTTCAAGGACGCCCTGAAGATTCCCGAGGGCAATGGTATCCAGCAAGCCGAATACCGCTGGCAGAACTGGGCCGACGGCAAGGTCGAGCGCAAGCACGTGTATTACCAGCGCATCGGCGAACGGATCCTCGCGGTCGGCTATTACCTGCCACGGGCGTCCGCCGAGCAGGCCAGGGCCCTGCTGGACAAGGCGGCGAGCGAACTGGCCAAGGACGAGAAGGGCACGCTGACGGCGATCAACTCACTCAAGGGTGGCTTCCTGCAGGACGACCTGTATGTGTTCGTGGTCGACCTGGAGAACCAGCGCTACGTGGCCCATGGCACCAACCTGCGCTTGATCAACACCGATTTCGGCAAGGTCAGGGACCCGGACGGCAAGCCGGTGGGCGAGCCGATCCTGGCGCTGATGGCCCACCAGGATCAGGGCGAATACGCCTACCGCTGGAAGAACCCGGTGACCGCCAAGGTGGAGGACAAGCACGCTTACCTACGCAAGGTCGGGCACTTCCTGGTGGCGGTGGGGTACTACAGCCCATGA
- a CDS encoding NAD(P)-dependent oxidoreductase, giving the protein MKILVTGASGFIGGRFARFALEQGLEVRVNGRRAEGVEHLVRRGAEFVQGDLSDAQLVLDLCHGVDAVVHCAGAVGLWGRYQDFHQGNVLVTENVVEACLKRHVRRLVHLSSPSIYFDGRDHLGLTEEQVPKRFKHPYAATKYLAEQKVFGAQEFGLEVLALRPRFVTGAGDMSIFPRLLKMQRKGRLAIVGNGLNKVDFTSVQNLNEALLSALLASGSALGKAYNISNGAPVPLWDVVNYVMRQMEVPQVRRYRSFGLAYSVAALNEGFCKLWPGRPEPTLSRLGMQVMNKNFTLDISRARHYLDYEPKVSLWTALDEFCGWWKAQDIS; this is encoded by the coding sequence ATGAAAATTCTGGTCACCGGCGCAAGCGGTTTCATTGGCGGGCGCTTCGCGCGCTTCGCTCTTGAGCAAGGCCTGGAAGTACGGGTCAACGGGCGTCGGGCCGAAGGTGTCGAGCATCTGGTGCGGCGCGGGGCCGAGTTTGTCCAGGGTGACTTGAGCGATGCGCAGTTGGTGCTCGACCTGTGCCACGGGGTCGACGCCGTGGTGCATTGCGCCGGGGCGGTGGGGCTCTGGGGGCGTTACCAGGACTTTCACCAGGGCAACGTGCTGGTCACGGAGAATGTGGTCGAGGCCTGTCTCAAGCGTCATGTCCGGCGCCTGGTGCACCTGTCGTCGCCGTCGATCTATTTCGATGGCCGCGATCATCTGGGGCTGACCGAGGAGCAGGTACCCAAGCGGTTCAAGCACCCTTATGCCGCCACCAAATACCTGGCCGAGCAGAAGGTGTTCGGCGCCCAGGAGTTCGGCCTGGAGGTGCTGGCGCTGCGCCCGCGTTTTGTTACCGGTGCCGGCGACATGAGCATTTTCCCGCGGCTGCTGAAGATGCAGCGCAAGGGGCGCCTGGCGATTGTCGGCAACGGCCTGAACAAGGTCGACTTCACCAGCGTGCAGAACCTCAATGAAGCGCTGCTCAGTGCCCTGCTGGCCAGCGGGTCGGCGCTGGGCAAGGCCTACAACATCAGTAACGGCGCGCCGGTGCCGTTGTGGGACGTGGTCAATTATGTGATGCGCCAGATGGAGGTACCGCAGGTCAGGCGCTACCGTTCCTTCGGCCTGGCCTACAGCGTGGCGGCGCTCAACGAAGGTTTCTGCAAGCTCTGGCCGGGGCGTCCGGAGCCGACCCTGTCGCGCCTGGGCATGCAAGTGATGAACAAGAATTTCACCCTGGACATCAGTCGCGCCCGCCATTACCTGGACTACGAGCCGAAGGTCAGCCTGTGGACGGCGCTGGACGAATTCTGCGGCTGGTGGAAGGCCCAGGACATAAGCTGA
- a CDS encoding LysR family transcriptional regulator ArgP — MFDYKLLSALAAVIEQAGFERAAQVLGLSQSAISQRIKLLEARIGQPVLVRVTPPAPTEIGRRLLNHVQQVRLLERDLQSQVPALDEEGLPERLRVALNADSLATWWAEAVGDFCAEQHVLLDLVVEDQTVGLKRMRAGEVAACVCASERPVAGARSVLLGAMRYRALASPAFLERHFPQGVQAGRLARTPALVFGPDDFLQHRYLAALGVDGAFEHHLCPSSEGFIRLTEAGLGWGLVPELQVRDQLERGVLVELLPDKPIDVPLYWHHWRNGGQLLGLLTEHLARSSAQWLVPLQQA, encoded by the coding sequence ATGTTCGACTATAAGTTGCTGTCTGCCCTGGCCGCGGTGATCGAGCAGGCCGGATTCGAGCGCGCGGCGCAGGTGCTGGGGTTGTCGCAATCGGCCATTTCCCAGCGCATCAAGTTGCTCGAGGCGCGGATCGGCCAGCCGGTGCTGGTGCGGGTCACGCCACCGGCACCGACGGAAATCGGCCGGCGCCTGCTCAACCATGTGCAGCAGGTGCGCCTGCTCGAGCGCGACCTGCAGAGCCAGGTGCCGGCCCTGGACGAAGAAGGCTTGCCGGAACGCCTGCGCGTCGCCCTCAACGCCGACAGCCTGGCGACCTGGTGGGCCGAGGCAGTAGGGGATTTCTGTGCCGAGCAACATGTGCTGCTGGACCTGGTCGTCGAGGACCAGACCGTGGGGCTCAAGCGCATGCGGGCCGGGGAAGTGGCGGCCTGTGTCTGCGCCAGCGAGCGGCCAGTGGCCGGTGCCCGCAGCGTGCTGCTGGGCGCCATGCGCTACCGGGCCCTGGCCAGCCCGGCATTTCTCGAGCGGCATTTCCCGCAAGGCGTGCAAGCCGGACGCCTGGCCCGGACCCCGGCCCTGGTGTTCGGCCCGGACGATTTCCTGCAGCACCGCTATCTGGCGGCGCTGGGGGTGGATGGCGCTTTCGAGCACCACCTGTGCCCTTCGTCCGAGGGCTTCATTCGCCTGACCGAGGCCGGCCTTGGCTGGGGGCTGGTGCCCGAGCTGCAGGTCCGCGACCAGCTGGAACGGGGCGTGCTGGTGGAGCTTTTGCCGGATAAACCGATCGATGTGCCGCTGTACTGGCATCATTGGCGCAATGGTGGCCAACTGCTGGGCCTGCTCACCGAGCATCTGGCACGCTCTTCGGCGCAATGGCTGGTGCCGTTGCAGCAGGCATGA
- a CDS encoding ACT domain-containing protein, with translation MAGETSLDILLRSMSPQLNPGDYVFCSIADHAQLEGCEVLGSFREREGLTVILERQQAERLGLGFDYVAAWITLNVHSALAAVGLTAAFAGALGQAGISCNVIAGYYHDHLFVGRADADRAMDVLRQLAAGEE, from the coding sequence ATGGCTGGCGAAACCTCCCTCGATATCCTGCTGCGCAGCATGAGCCCGCAGCTCAACCCCGGCGATTACGTGTTCTGCTCCATCGCCGATCACGCGCAGCTCGAAGGCTGCGAAGTGCTCGGCAGCTTTCGCGAACGGGAAGGGCTGACGGTGATCCTCGAACGCCAGCAAGCCGAACGGCTGGGGCTGGGGTTCGACTACGTCGCGGCCTGGATCACCCTGAATGTGCACTCGGCCCTGGCAGCGGTCGGCCTGACCGCCGCGTTCGCCGGCGCCCTGGGCCAGGCCGGCATCAGTTGCAACGTGATCGCCGGCTACTACCACGATCATCTGTTTGTCGGGCGTGCCGATGCCGATCGCGCCATGGACGTGTTGCGGCAACTGGCGGCGGGCGAGGAGTAG
- a CDS encoding LysE/ArgO family amino acid transporter has protein sequence MWQSYVNGLLVAAGLIMAIGSQNAFVLAQSLRREHHLPVAVLCVTCDALLVAAGVFGLATVLAQNPTLLAIARWGGAAFLIWYGSQALRRACSKQSLQQGENQTVRSLRAVLLSALAVTLLNPHVYLDTVLLIGSLGAQQTEPGAYVVGAASASLLWFFTLALGAAWLAPWLARPSTWRILDLLVAVMMFSVALQLVTAG, from the coding sequence ATGTGGCAAAGCTACGTTAACGGGCTGCTGGTCGCGGCCGGGCTGATCATGGCGATCGGCAGCCAGAATGCCTTTGTCCTGGCCCAGAGCCTGCGGCGCGAACACCACCTGCCGGTGGCCGTGCTGTGCGTGACCTGCGATGCGTTGCTGGTGGCGGCCGGGGTCTTCGGCCTGGCCACGGTGCTGGCGCAGAACCCGACGCTGCTGGCGATCGCCCGCTGGGGCGGCGCCGCGTTCCTGATCTGGTACGGCAGCCAGGCCCTGCGGCGCGCCTGTTCGAAACAGAGCCTGCAGCAAGGCGAGAACCAGACCGTGCGCTCGCTGCGCGCGGTGTTGCTCAGCGCGCTGGCGGTGACCCTGCTCAACCCTCACGTGTATCTGGACACGGTGCTGCTGATCGGCTCGCTGGGCGCCCAGCAGACCGAGCCCGGCGCCTATGTGGTCGGCGCGGCCAGCGCTTCGTTGCTGTGGTTCTTCACCCTGGCCCTGGGCGCCGCCTGGCTGGCACCGTGGCTGGCGCGCCCGAGCACCTGGCGCATCCTCGACCTTCTGGTAGCGGTGATGATGTTCAGCGTGGCGCTGCAGTTGGTGACCGCTGGGTGA
- a CDS encoding superoxide dismutase yields the protein MAFELPPLPYAHDALQPHISKETLEYHHDKHHNTYVVNLNNLVPGTEFEGKTLEEIVKSSSGGIFNNAAQVWNHTFYWNCLAPNAGGQPTGALAEAINAAFGSFDKFKEEFTKTSVGTFGSGWGWLVKKADGSLALASTIGAGNPLTSGDTPLLTCDVWEHAYYIDYRNLRPKYVEAFWNLVNWKFVAEQFEGKTFVA from the coding sequence ATGGCTTTCGAATTGCCGCCGCTGCCCTACGCACACGATGCCCTGCAGCCGCACATTTCCAAGGAAACCCTGGAATACCACCACGACAAGCACCACAACACCTATGTCGTGAACCTGAACAACCTGGTGCCAGGCACCGAGTTCGAAGGCAAGACCCTGGAAGAGATCGTCAAGTCCTCCTCGGGCGGTATTTTCAACAACGCCGCTCAGGTCTGGAACCACACTTTCTACTGGAACTGCCTGGCGCCAAACGCCGGCGGCCAGCCAACCGGCGCACTGGCGGAAGCCATCAACGCAGCGTTCGGTTCGTTCGACAAGTTCAAGGAAGAATTCACCAAGACTTCCGTCGGCACCTTCGGCTCCGGCTGGGGCTGGCTGGTGAAAAAGGCTGACGGTTCCCTGGCCCTGGCCAGCACCATCGGCGCCGGCAACCCGCTGACCAGCGGCGACACCCCGCTGCTGACCTGCGACGTCTGGGAACACGCTTACTACATCGACTACCGCAACCTGCGTCCAAAGTATGTCGAAGCGTTCTGGAACCTGGTCAACTGGAAATTCGTGGCCGAGCAGTTCGAAGGCAAGACCTTCGTCGCCTGA